A single Candidatus Hydrogenedentota bacterium DNA region contains:
- a CDS encoding inositol monophosphatase family protein, translating to MAKGKARPKSTGKSRTKHTAKSAKRKTAKPSKAPAKKRAQQKGKKGQGRSVVRKTAAAKKAVKKPSPKPKKVMKPKPAPKAKTQVKTKPNTAPAPAVKTKKPVEQETAIDVATKNSTAPRARRTALDREFLMDLASSIRNAVLPAIDAAKGREVIGNAASGDATFQLDRLAEKALLVFLRDAKLPVAYYSEDSGYTTFTSGQPEHLLVVDPIDGTRAAKSGFEWCVVSIGSTRVIERPYIGDIDTALVMELMGPRTFYAERGKGARLYIDGQYRKPRLSRNAELETVVWSMTVPARPAELIFPTAAKLIDLTSLKGGFYACNSTSYSLTRLLTDQLDACIDIANRYYRDIPEVVQDQFINAGRGAVLGIAPYDIAASLLIAEEAGCIVTDAYGKTLRDVLLLDSATGNHRSMVAAANAELHEKLLSFFDTRIRQYEQLLERRAELSSS from the coding sequence ATGGCAAAAGGGAAGGCACGGCCCAAGTCGACAGGCAAGAGCCGCACGAAACATACGGCCAAGAGCGCCAAGAGAAAGACGGCCAAGCCGAGCAAGGCCCCCGCAAAAAAACGGGCCCAACAGAAAGGTAAGAAGGGCCAAGGCAGGAGTGTCGTCAGAAAGACAGCGGCTGCGAAGAAGGCCGTGAAGAAGCCCTCGCCAAAGCCCAAGAAAGTCATGAAGCCAAAACCCGCGCCAAAGGCGAAGACCCAAGTCAAGACCAAACCGAACACGGCGCCGGCCCCGGCCGTCAAGACGAAGAAACCAGTCGAGCAGGAGACCGCAATAGACGTGGCAACCAAGAACAGCACCGCTCCCCGAGCCAGAAGAACGGCTCTTGACCGTGAATTTCTAATGGACTTGGCCAGTTCGATTCGGAACGCGGTCTTACCCGCGATTGATGCCGCGAAGGGGCGCGAAGTTATCGGCAATGCCGCCAGCGGCGATGCGACCTTCCAACTCGACCGGCTCGCGGAAAAAGCGCTGCTGGTGTTTCTCCGGGACGCTAAACTTCCCGTAGCGTACTATTCGGAAGACTCGGGCTACACAACGTTCACCAGCGGTCAACCCGAGCATCTCCTCGTTGTAGACCCGATTGACGGGACCCGCGCGGCGAAGTCCGGCTTCGAGTGGTGCGTCGTATCCATCGGCAGCACACGGGTCATCGAGCGGCCGTATATCGGCGACATCGACACCGCGCTGGTAATGGAACTGATGGGTCCCCGGACCTTTTACGCCGAGCGCGGCAAGGGTGCGCGCCTGTATATCGACGGTCAGTATCGCAAACCCCGGCTTTCCAGGAACGCCGAATTGGAGACGGTGGTATGGTCGATGACGGTTCCTGCGCGGCCGGCCGAGCTTATCTTCCCCACGGCGGCCAAACTCATCGATTTGACCAGCCTCAAGGGGGGCTTCTACGCGTGCAACAGCACCTCTTACAGCCTTACGCGCTTGCTTACGGACCAGCTCGACGCGTGCATCGACATTGCCAACCGGTACTACCGGGATATCCCGGAAGTGGTTCAGGATCAGTTCATTAACGCCGGACGCGGCGCGGTTCTCGGCATTGCCCCCTACGACATCGCCGCGTCACTGCTTATCGCCGAAGAGGCTGGCTGCATCGTGACCGACGCTTACGGCAAGACCCTGAGAGACGTCCTGCTCCTCGACAGCGCCACCGGCAACCACCGCTCGATGGTGGCGGCAGCCAATGCCGAGCTCCACGAGAAGCTCCTGAGCTTCTTCGACACACGCATTCGTCAATACGAACAGTTGCTCGAGCGCAGGGCGGAACTATCGTCTTCGTAA